In Variovorax sp. OAS795, a single window of DNA contains:
- a CDS encoding FAD-binding oxidoreductase, which translates to MSQHTIIIGGGGIGSAIACFLSAASAPGDRVTVVERDPTYQMASSSLSASSIRQQFSTPLNVQLSQFGWEFMRSCTDEAGVAGGAVGLNERGYLFLGREDQTESLRQRAEGNRALGVSIHEFTPEELGARFPWMRCDDLAYGAVGAAGEGWFDGYMLQQLYRSRARARNAQYMRGEVVQLETRGPRIVAAILADGSRIEGDRFVNAGGPWSANVARTVGVEIPVRARRRTIFVVSCPTPLADFPILIDSSGIFVRPEQHHFLCAVVPDEKSDHDDLPLDPDFTLFEDAIWPTLAERIPAFEALRVERAWAGYYEFNTVDHNGLVGQIGPDNFFVAAGFSGHGLMHSAGIGRGVAELLTLGNYQSLDLSPLSPRRLETGQLIVEDAVY; encoded by the coding sequence ATGAGCCAACACACCATCATCATCGGCGGCGGCGGCATCGGGTCGGCCATCGCCTGCTTCCTCTCGGCGGCAAGCGCTCCCGGCGATCGCGTCACGGTCGTCGAACGCGACCCGACCTATCAGATGGCCTCCTCCAGCCTGTCGGCCAGTTCGATCCGCCAACAGTTCTCCACGCCGCTGAACGTGCAGCTGTCGCAGTTCGGCTGGGAGTTCATGCGTTCCTGCACCGACGAGGCCGGCGTGGCCGGCGGCGCGGTGGGATTGAATGAACGCGGCTACCTGTTCCTGGGCCGCGAAGACCAAACCGAATCACTGCGCCAACGCGCCGAGGGGAACCGCGCACTCGGCGTCTCGATCCACGAGTTCACGCCCGAGGAGCTGGGGGCGAGGTTTCCCTGGATGCGCTGCGACGATCTCGCCTACGGCGCCGTGGGTGCGGCCGGCGAAGGCTGGTTCGACGGCTACATGCTGCAGCAGCTCTATCGCAGCCGGGCGCGTGCGCGAAATGCCCAGTACATGCGCGGCGAGGTCGTGCAACTCGAAACCCGCGGCCCGAGGATCGTGGCCGCCATCCTGGCCGATGGCAGCCGGATCGAGGGCGACCGGTTCGTCAACGCGGGCGGGCCCTGGTCCGCGAACGTCGCGCGCACGGTGGGCGTGGAGATCCCGGTGCGTGCGCGCCGTCGAACCATCTTCGTCGTCTCGTGTCCGACCCCGCTCGCCGACTTTCCCATCCTGATCGACAGTTCGGGCATCTTCGTACGGCCCGAGCAGCACCACTTCCTGTGCGCGGTGGTTCCCGACGAGAAGAGCGACCACGACGACCTGCCGCTGGACCCCGATTTCACCCTCTTCGAGGATGCGATCTGGCCCACTCTGGCCGAACGCATACCGGCGTTCGAGGCACTGCGGGTCGAACGCGCCTGGGCTGGCTACTACGAGTTCAACACGGTCGACCACAACGGGCTGGTCGGGCAGATCGGCCCCGACAACTTCTTCGTCGCCGCGGGCTTCAGCGGGCACGGACTGATGCACAGCGCCGGCATCGGACGCGGCGTGGCCGAGCTGCTGACCCTCGGCAACTACCAGAGCCTGGACCTGTCGCCGCTGTCGCCGCGCCGGCTCGAAACAGGTCAGCTGATCGTCGAAGACGCGGTGTATTGA
- a CDS encoding acyl-CoA dehydrogenase family protein: MNILLQLKDPAWADQAIASVKELVAECREELGECERIGRFPAETYRRMGALGLLGVITPTEWGGLGGDAPEYCFTTEAMCRYGLVSSQVQIQGMRWMNDWGTPEQKQKYLPGMVAGTLVFSESISEPGAGSSLKKLKTTAVRKGGDWVINGKKIHINLGAESHVTLVYAMTDEGLTSFLVDTDLAGLTRRHTDPLGYRFLPTADMVFENVRVPDAALLGAPGEGMKTFLSTFNVSRLGNASELIGFATRALAEATDYARQRDVGPNKVTDFQGIQWTLADCYSALYGASLARDHAANLVRQGQEFSMATSLAKKLAVEAAEKTTNDCFALTGGHGLYRDKPWGQLLYEVKTLRIAGGSIEILRNYIAHQILKDEKLKGLK; encoded by the coding sequence ATGAACATCCTTCTTCAACTCAAGGATCCCGCGTGGGCCGACCAGGCCATTGCCTCTGTGAAGGAACTGGTCGCCGAGTGCCGCGAGGAGCTCGGCGAGTGCGAGCGCATCGGCCGCTTCCCGGCCGAGACTTACCGCCGCATGGGTGCGCTCGGCCTGCTGGGCGTGATCACCCCCACCGAGTGGGGCGGCCTGGGCGGCGATGCCCCCGAATACTGCTTCACCACGGAGGCGATGTGCCGCTACGGCCTGGTGTCCAGCCAGGTGCAGATCCAGGGCATGCGGTGGATGAACGATTGGGGCACGCCGGAGCAGAAGCAGAAATACCTGCCCGGCATGGTGGCCGGCACGCTGGTGTTCTCGGAATCGATCTCCGAGCCCGGCGCGGGCTCGTCGCTGAAAAAGCTCAAGACCACCGCCGTGCGCAAAGGCGGCGACTGGGTGATCAACGGCAAGAAGATTCACATCAACCTGGGCGCCGAAAGCCACGTCACGCTGGTCTACGCAATGACCGACGAGGGCCTGACCTCCTTCCTCGTCGACACGGATCTTGCCGGCCTCACCCGGCGCCACACCGATCCGCTGGGCTACCGCTTCCTGCCCACGGCCGACATGGTCTTCGAGAACGTTCGGGTACCCGATGCGGCACTGCTGGGCGCGCCTGGCGAGGGCATGAAGACCTTCCTGTCGACCTTCAACGTCAGCCGCCTGGGCAACGCCTCCGAACTGATCGGCTTCGCAACGCGCGCACTGGCCGAAGCCACCGACTACGCCAGGCAACGCGACGTCGGCCCCAACAAGGTCACCGACTTCCAGGGCATCCAGTGGACCCTGGCCGACTGCTACAGCGCGCTCTACGGCGCGTCGCTCGCCCGGGACCACGCGGCCAATCTCGTCAGGCAGGGGCAGGAGTTCTCCATGGCCACCAGCCTGGCGAAGAAGCTGGCCGTCGAGGCGGCCGAGAAGACCACCAACGACTGCTTCGCACTCACGGGCGGCCACGGCCTGTACCGCGACAAGCCCTGGGGCCAGTTGCTCTACGAGGTGAAGACGCTGCGCATCGCCGGCGGCTCGATCGAGATCCTGCGCAACTACATCGCGCACCAGATCCTCAAGGATGAAAAACTCAAAGGATTGAAGTGA
- a CDS encoding class I adenylate-forming enzyme family protein, whose amino-acid sequence MNNVARLIVSAAAAAPHTAFGTFRQQDRLERVVERSRAVAERLAEAGLVRGDVVAVIGHNSGAYLVTWMATQFAGLQAALINPAYPDELLGAMLDDLAPRGLLWVGRDPGSLSERDETQVDMQSAWDGTIQVLRTDGRQGAASGSGLDCDADEISAYIHTSGTTGRPKFCALSHGYFLRLGRFFADTFALSPQDTVCAPLPLFHINPMGYGVLGALTAHSALLSTEKFSAADFWRDVKAHGVTALVLHAPPANLLKAKTTTEEAEGHRVRIGFLCDQAFLRQFKVPIGVGAYGSTEAGGLCHTWLLRPDDDDMPVEGASHLAGRARHDFEHRIAEDGEIWVRGKHPLSLFSGYAKGGRIEPQADADGWFHTGDRGRLDEYGRLVFVDRISESIRINGEYVPIDFVESRLKLAKSLGEFALWRVDSPAKGHDVVLYTTAVDVSHAEVRSALADLPKYMHPGQLIRIAQLPRDPGIGKIQRRLLNEQPRLEVAKL is encoded by the coding sequence GTGAACAACGTCGCTCGACTCATCGTCTCGGCTGCCGCCGCCGCTCCGCACACCGCGTTCGGCACCTTCCGCCAGCAGGACCGCCTGGAGCGCGTCGTCGAGCGCTCCCGCGCCGTTGCAGAACGCCTGGCCGAGGCCGGCCTCGTGCGTGGCGACGTCGTTGCCGTCATCGGCCACAACAGCGGCGCCTATCTGGTCACGTGGATGGCGACCCAGTTTGCCGGCCTGCAGGCGGCGCTGATCAACCCCGCCTACCCCGATGAACTGCTCGGGGCCATGCTCGACGACCTCGCGCCCCGCGGGCTCCTGTGGGTCGGCCGCGATCCTGGCTCGCTTTCGGAGCGCGACGAAACCCAGGTGGACATGCAGTCCGCGTGGGACGGCACCATCCAGGTCCTGCGCACCGATGGCCGGCAAGGGGCCGCGTCCGGGTCGGGGCTGGATTGCGATGCCGACGAGATCTCGGCCTACATCCACACGTCGGGCACCACGGGCCGCCCGAAGTTCTGCGCACTGAGCCACGGCTATTTCCTGCGGCTGGGCCGGTTCTTTGCCGACACCTTTGCGCTGTCGCCACAGGACACCGTTTGCGCCCCACTGCCCCTGTTCCACATCAACCCCATGGGGTACGGTGTCCTGGGTGCCCTCACGGCGCATTCCGCACTGCTCTCGACAGAGAAGTTCTCGGCGGCGGATTTCTGGCGAGATGTCAAGGCCCATGGCGTGACCGCGCTCGTGCTCCACGCGCCGCCAGCCAACCTGCTCAAGGCCAAGACCACCACCGAGGAAGCAGAGGGCCATCGGGTGCGCATCGGCTTCCTGTGCGACCAGGCCTTCCTGCGCCAGTTCAAGGTGCCGATCGGCGTGGGTGCCTACGGCTCCACCGAGGCCGGTGGCCTGTGCCACACCTGGCTCCTGCGCCCCGACGATGACGACATGCCTGTCGAAGGCGCCTCCCATCTCGCTGGCCGTGCGCGCCATGACTTCGAGCACAGGATCGCGGAAGACGGCGAGATCTGGGTGCGCGGCAAGCACCCGCTCTCACTGTTCTCCGGGTACGCGAAGGGTGGCCGCATCGAACCCCAGGCCGATGCCGATGGCTGGTTCCACACGGGCGACCGCGGCCGCCTCGACGAGTACGGCCGGCTGGTCTTCGTGGACCGCATCAGCGAGTCGATCCGCATCAACGGTGAATATGTGCCGATCGACTTCGTCGAAAGCCGCCTCAAGCTGGCGAAGTCGCTGGGCGAGTTCGCGCTGTGGCGAGTCGACTCGCCCGCCAAGGGGCACGATGTCGTGCTCTATACCACCGCCGTCGATGTGAGCCATGCCGAGGTGCGGTCGGCACTGGCCGACCTGCCCAAGTACATGCATCCTGGCCAGTTGATCCGCATCGCACAGTTGCCGCGCGACCCTGGGATCGGAAAGATCCAACGGCGCCTGCTGAACGAGCAGCCGCGCCTCGAAGTTGCCAAGCTGTAA
- a CDS encoding branched-chain amino acid ABC transporter substrate-binding protein, whose amino-acid sequence MHPSQRIAAPLLALAALFAPAVASADILVGVAGPMSGQYASGGEQMRNGVEAAVAAINAAGGVLGQKLKVEVGDDVCDPKQAVAVANAMVNKKVSAIVGHYCSSSSIPASEVYSEAQVPMITISTNGKVTDRGLKNVFRITGRDDQEGVVAADYIVRKFAGKKIAVIDDKSAFGKGQADIVAKYLADHKNAPVLRESITAGEKDYTALVSKLKAGGVDAMFYGGYYTELGLILRQSSQGGLKLAVMSGNTSTSAELATAAGSAIDGLLFTFYPDPRKYPASAEIVKRFRDNKIEPDGYVLFCYAAVQVYAQALQKAGSLRYADVQKALAGGSFDTVLGKVAFDAKGDPKDPGFVVYQWKGNQYDLAH is encoded by the coding sequence ATGCACCCTTCTCAGCGCATAGCCGCCCCTCTTCTCGCCTTGGCCGCCTTGTTCGCGCCGGCGGTTGCCAGTGCCGACATCCTCGTCGGCGTAGCGGGTCCCATGTCAGGTCAGTACGCATCGGGCGGAGAGCAGATGCGCAATGGTGTCGAGGCGGCAGTCGCTGCCATCAACGCTGCCGGTGGGGTGCTCGGCCAGAAGCTGAAGGTCGAGGTCGGCGACGACGTCTGCGATCCCAAGCAGGCCGTGGCCGTTGCGAACGCGATGGTGAACAAGAAGGTCTCCGCCATCGTGGGCCACTACTGCTCGAGCTCGAGCATTCCGGCCTCCGAGGTCTACAGCGAAGCGCAGGTGCCGATGATCACCATCTCGACCAACGGGAAGGTGACCGATCGCGGACTGAAGAACGTGTTCCGCATCACCGGCCGCGATGATCAGGAAGGCGTGGTGGCGGCCGACTACATCGTCAGGAAGTTCGCTGGCAAGAAGATCGCCGTCATCGACGACAAGAGCGCCTTCGGCAAGGGCCAGGCCGACATCGTCGCCAAGTACCTGGCCGACCACAAGAACGCCCCGGTGCTGCGGGAGTCGATCACCGCCGGCGAGAAGGACTACACCGCGCTGGTCAGCAAGCTGAAGGCGGGCGGCGTCGACGCGATGTTCTACGGCGGCTACTACACCGAACTCGGCTTGATCCTTCGCCAGTCGTCGCAGGGCGGCCTGAAGCTTGCGGTGATGAGTGGCAACACCTCGACCAGTGCCGAGTTGGCCACGGCGGCCGGTTCGGCCATCGATGGCTTGCTGTTCACCTTCTATCCGGATCCGCGCAAGTACCCGGCCTCGGCGGAGATCGTCAAACGCTTCCGTGACAACAAGATCGAGCCCGATGGGTACGTGCTCTTCTGCTACGCGGCCGTCCAGGTCTACGCCCAGGCGCTGCAGAAGGCGGGCAGCCTGAGGTACGCCGACGTGCAAAAGGCGCTGGCCGGCGGCAGCTTCGACACGGTGCTTGGAAAGGTGGCGTTCGATGCGAAGGGGGACCCGAAGGATCCCGGCTTCGTCGTGTACCAATGGAAGGGCAACCAGTACGACCTGGCGCACTGA
- the pruA gene encoding L-glutamate gamma-semialdehyde dehydrogenase: protein MHLLPYANEPYDTYTTPASLEAMATALRSVRAQFGQTYPMVIGGKKVMSEALLVSTNPSAPSEVVGKSARATREHAEAALDAAWTAFESWKRWKQEDRSRVMLKAAAIMRRRKQELEAWLVYEIGKNYVEASAEVAEMIDFIEYYARQAMRHVGGLGHLNAYAGEENESFYIPLGAGLTISPWNFPMALMTGMTVGAIVVGNTVVCKPAEDTVVSLAKVFDIFEEAGLPPGVVNYLPGVGAEVGSYLVEHPRTRFINFTGSLATGKRINEAAAKVVDGQRWFKRVFLELGGKDAILVDETADLDAAALGVIQGAYGYQGQKCSACSRLIVVDSVYDALLERVVERTKKLSLAPADQNPDLGPVCNAAQDAKVREYLEIGHSEGKLLVGGQRLDGEGFFIQPTVFGDVAPGARLAQEEVFGPVVAAIRVKNFTEGMAVVNNTVYGLTGALFSRDRSRIEIARRDFHVGNLYFNRKCTGALAGVQPFGGFNLTGTDTKTGGPDYLLQFMQMKSVAERL from the coding sequence ATGCACCTGCTGCCTTACGCCAACGAACCCTACGACACCTACACCACCCCCGCGTCCCTGGAGGCGATGGCCACGGCTTTGCGCAGCGTGCGCGCCCAGTTCGGGCAGACCTATCCGATGGTGATCGGCGGAAAGAAAGTGATGAGCGAAGCACTGCTGGTCTCCACGAATCCTTCTGCGCCAAGCGAGGTGGTCGGCAAATCCGCCCGGGCCACGCGCGAGCATGCGGAGGCAGCTTTGGATGCTGCCTGGACCGCATTCGAATCGTGGAAGCGGTGGAAACAGGAAGACCGCTCGCGCGTCATGCTGAAGGCCGCCGCCATCATGCGGCGGCGCAAACAGGAACTCGAAGCCTGGCTGGTCTATGAGATCGGCAAGAACTACGTCGAGGCGAGCGCGGAAGTCGCCGAGATGATCGACTTCATCGAGTACTACGCGCGCCAGGCCATGCGCCACGTAGGCGGCCTCGGCCATCTGAACGCCTATGCCGGCGAAGAGAACGAGAGCTTCTACATCCCTCTCGGCGCCGGCCTCACGATCTCGCCCTGGAATTTCCCGATGGCGCTGATGACGGGGATGACGGTCGGCGCCATCGTCGTCGGCAACACCGTGGTCTGCAAACCGGCGGAGGACACTGTCGTGTCGCTCGCCAAAGTCTTCGACATCTTCGAGGAAGCGGGCCTCCCTCCCGGCGTGGTGAACTACCTGCCCGGCGTCGGCGCCGAAGTCGGCTCCTATCTGGTCGAACATCCGCGCACCCGTTTCATCAACTTCACCGGCAGCTTGGCGACCGGCAAACGCATCAATGAGGCCGCCGCCAAGGTGGTCGACGGTCAGCGCTGGTTCAAGCGCGTGTTCCTCGAACTGGGCGGCAAGGACGCCATCCTCGTGGATGAAACCGCCGACCTGGACGCTGCCGCGCTGGGCGTCATCCAGGGGGCCTATGGCTATCAGGGCCAGAAGTGCTCTGCCTGCTCGCGGTTGATCGTCGTCGATAGCGTGTACGACGCGCTGCTCGAGCGTGTCGTGGAGCGCACGAAGAAGCTCAGCCTCGCGCCAGCCGACCAGAACCCCGATCTCGGGCCGGTCTGCAATGCCGCGCAGGACGCCAAGGTGCGCGAGTACCTGGAGATTGGCCACAGCGAAGGCAAGCTGCTGGTCGGCGGCCAGCGGCTCGACGGCGAGGGCTTCTTCATCCAGCCCACGGTCTTCGGCGACGTGGCGCCCGGCGCACGCCTGGCGCAGGAAGAGGTGTTCGGTCCGGTGGTGGCAGCCATCCGTGTCAAGAACTTCACCGAGGGTATGGCGGTCGTCAACAACACCGTGTATGGACTGACCGGTGCGCTGTTCTCGCGCGACCGCAGCCGCATCGAGATCGCGCGCCGCGACTTCCATGTCGGCAACCTGTACTTCAACCGCAAGTGCACAGGCGCGCTGGCCGGCGTGCAGCCTTTCGGCGGCTTCAACCTGACCGGAACCGACACCAAGACGGGCGGCCCGGACTACCTGCTGCAGTTCATGCAGATGAAGTCGGTCGCAGAGCGCCTCTGA
- a CDS encoding pyridoxal phosphate-dependent aminotransferase, whose protein sequence is MSFIAGRLSAIAPAETMEMAAKAAVLRRQGLDVISLSQGEPDFDTPEHIQQAALRAMRDGKTRYTEAAGVLPLREAVAAKMQADHGLAYGPDDISVTAGAKQAIFNAFLATLNPGDEVVVPAPCWVSYPEIVKLTGGTPIVVECPREAGFKLTPAQLEASITPRTKWLMLNSPSNPTGAVYSRAELGALGDVLRRHPQVWVLTDDIYGKLVYGSEPFANILQVLAELQPRTLVVNGVSKVYCMTGWRIGYAAGPRELIKAMNLVQGQSTNNANAIAQFAAVEALTGDQSCIDTFRFAFRERRDFIVDALRKVPGLEVDLPDGAFYAYVSCRALMGRQTPSGQTLSSDREFVPYLLDEAQVGVVSGTGFLHSPYFRVSYAAGIAQLGEAARRIARAVEALR, encoded by the coding sequence ATGAGTTTCATTGCCGGCCGGCTCAGCGCCATTGCTCCCGCCGAGACCATGGAGATGGCGGCCAAAGCTGCCGTCCTCCGCCGCCAGGGGCTGGACGTGATCTCTCTGTCTCAGGGCGAACCGGACTTCGATACGCCCGAGCACATCCAGCAGGCGGCACTGCGCGCCATGCGCGATGGCAAGACCCGCTACACGGAGGCCGCCGGCGTGCTGCCGCTGCGCGAGGCCGTCGCCGCCAAGATGCAGGCCGATCACGGCCTGGCCTATGGGCCCGACGACATCAGCGTCACGGCGGGCGCGAAGCAGGCGATCTTCAATGCCTTCCTCGCGACGCTGAATCCGGGCGACGAAGTGGTCGTTCCGGCGCCGTGCTGGGTGTCCTACCCCGAGATCGTCAAGCTCACCGGCGGTACGCCCATCGTCGTCGAGTGCCCGCGCGAGGCGGGCTTCAAGCTCACGCCGGCACAGTTGGAAGCCAGCATCACGCCGCGCACCAAGTGGCTCATGTTGAACTCGCCGTCCAACCCGACGGGCGCCGTCTACTCGCGGGCTGAACTTGGCGCGCTGGGCGACGTGCTGCGGCGCCACCCGCAAGTCTGGGTACTGACGGACGACATCTACGGGAAGCTGGTCTACGGCAGCGAGCCCTTCGCCAATATCCTGCAGGTGCTGGCAGAGCTGCAGCCACGCACACTGGTGGTCAACGGGGTGTCCAAGGTCTACTGCATGACCGGATGGCGTATCGGCTACGCGGCCGGGCCACGTGAACTGATCAAGGCGATGAACCTGGTGCAGGGCCAGAGCACCAACAACGCCAACGCGATCGCCCAGTTCGCCGCGGTGGAAGCACTGACTGGCGACCAATCCTGCATCGACACTTTCCGCTTCGCCTTCCGCGAACGCCGCGATTTCATCGTCGATGCGCTGCGGAAAGTGCCGGGACTGGAAGTCGATCTGCCGGACGGCGCCTTCTACGCCTACGTATCCTGTCGCGCGCTGATGGGACGACAAACGCCTTCGGGCCAGACGCTCTCGAGCGACCGGGAATTCGTTCCCTACCTGCTCGATGAAGCGCAGGTGGGCGTGGTGTCCGGGACCGGGTTCCTTCATTCCCCGTATTTCCGCGTGTCGTACGCGGCAGGTATCGCGCAGCTTGGCGAGGCGGCCAGGCGCATCGCCCGCGCCGTCGAAGCCCTGCGCTGA
- a CDS encoding branched-chain amino acid ABC transporter permease LivH (LivHMGF is the membrane component of the LIV-I/LS branched-chain amino acid transporter), with protein MSQFLQQAINGLTLGSLYGLIAIGYTMVYGILGMINFAHGEIYMLGAFISLTAFTVLAAAGMTSLPLALLVVLLVAVLFTAGYGWAVERMAYRPLRGSTKLAPLISAIGASIFLQNGVQLLQGARIKQIQPLLEGGFEFFGTGADSVRLSHVQLLIIVVTAVLMLAFTWMITRTSFGRRQRACEQDQGMTRMLGINVDRTISMTFMIGAALAGVAGMMVTLYYGVIDFYIGFLAGVKAFTAAVLGGIGSLPGAMLGGLLIGLIEAFYAGYFSAEYKDVAVFGILILVLVFRPSGLLGRPEVEKV; from the coding sequence ATGTCGCAGTTCCTACAGCAGGCGATCAACGGGCTGACGCTCGGATCGCTGTACGGCCTCATCGCCATCGGCTACACGATGGTGTACGGCATCCTCGGGATGATCAACTTCGCGCATGGAGAGATCTACATGCTCGGCGCGTTCATCTCGCTCACGGCCTTCACGGTGCTCGCGGCCGCGGGCATGACTTCACTGCCGTTGGCGCTGCTCGTCGTGTTGCTGGTGGCTGTGTTGTTCACCGCCGGCTACGGTTGGGCGGTCGAACGCATGGCCTATCGGCCTTTGCGCGGCTCGACCAAGCTCGCGCCGCTGATCTCGGCAATCGGAGCGTCGATCTTCCTGCAGAACGGCGTTCAATTGCTCCAGGGCGCGCGGATCAAGCAGATACAGCCACTGCTGGAAGGCGGTTTCGAGTTCTTCGGAACGGGCGCCGATTCCGTGCGCCTGTCCCACGTGCAGCTGCTGATCATCGTCGTCACCGCCGTGCTCATGCTGGCATTCACCTGGATGATCACGCGAACCTCCTTCGGCCGCCGGCAGCGGGCCTGCGAACAGGACCAGGGCATGACGCGAATGCTTGGCATCAACGTCGACCGAACGATCTCGATGACCTTCATGATCGGCGCGGCGCTGGCGGGCGTCGCGGGGATGATGGTGACGCTGTACTACGGTGTGATCGACTTCTACATCGGCTTTCTCGCGGGGGTGAAGGCATTCACCGCCGCAGTGCTCGGAGGCATCGGGTCGCTGCCTGGCGCGATGCTCGGCGGCCTGCTGATCGGGCTGATCGAAGCGTTCTATGCGGGCTACTTCTCCGCCGAGTACAAGGATGTGGCCGTGTTCGGCATCCTCATCCTCGTGCTGGTTTTCCGACCCTCCGGCCTGCTGGGCCGTCCCGAAGTGGAGAAGGTGTGA
- a CDS encoding amidohydrolase family protein: MLDAAQSLSPPKAYQAPRFAVPRGACDAHTHIIPESGWKLVPGANYIPAPAPSVRHLAMLDALGLERGVVVQPSIFGTDNTAVVDAIALAPQRLRGVAVVDPSISDAALQTLHDQGIRGVRFNVMLGGGGGLKAMTELASRLDTLGWHAEILLDGHLLPELLPALKALPCRLVIDHMASLRADVGLDAAPVRALRALIAGHDTWVKLSGTYRLADQAANERLAERGRMLAQEAPDRIVWGSDWPHVACSFMPDAGELLNVLAGWFDADPAPLQQILVDNPARLFDFPAISQDASRRPS, from the coding sequence ATGCTCGATGCAGCACAGAGCCTTTCGCCCCCCAAGGCCTACCAAGCGCCGCGCTTCGCGGTGCCGCGCGGCGCGTGCGACGCACACACCCACATCATTCCCGAGAGCGGCTGGAAGCTGGTCCCCGGCGCCAACTACATCCCGGCGCCGGCGCCATCCGTCAGGCACCTGGCCATGCTCGACGCGCTGGGCCTGGAACGCGGCGTGGTCGTGCAGCCCAGCATCTTCGGCACGGACAACACGGCGGTCGTGGACGCCATCGCGCTTGCGCCGCAGCGGCTGCGCGGCGTCGCCGTGGTCGATCCATCGATTTCCGATGCAGCGCTGCAGACGCTGCACGACCAAGGCATTCGCGGCGTTCGCTTCAACGTCATGCTGGGCGGCGGCGGCGGCCTCAAGGCGATGACCGAGCTGGCGTCCCGTCTCGACACCCTGGGCTGGCATGCCGAGATCCTGCTCGATGGCCATCTGCTGCCCGAACTGCTGCCCGCGCTGAAGGCATTGCCCTGCAGGCTCGTCATCGACCACATGGCCAGCCTGCGTGCCGATGTCGGGCTCGACGCCGCACCGGTGCGAGCGCTGCGCGCCCTGATCGCCGGGCACGACACCTGGGTCAAGCTCTCCGGCACCTATCGCCTGGCCGACCAGGCCGCCAATGAGCGGCTGGCCGAGCGCGGTCGCATGCTGGCGCAGGAGGCGCCCGACCGCATTGTCTGGGGCAGCGACTGGCCGCACGTGGCGTGCTCGTTCATGCCCGATGCGGGAGAGCTGCTGAACGTGCTGGCCGGCTGGTTCGACGCGGACCCGGCCCCGCTGCAGCAAATTCTGGTGGACAACCCGGCCCGGTTGTTCGACTTCCCTGCCATCTCGCAAGACGCATCGAGGAGACCTTCATGA
- a CDS encoding crotonase/enoyl-CoA hydratase family protein produces the protein MSFLTIERAGGIVTLTMSEPATRNAITDNSAVDEFAAACAEINANPADKVVIITGAGPAFSSGGNISTMHRCMDPAMPCEAIIADYAGGIQRLPPIIIGLEVPTIAAVNGPALGAGCDLACMCDIRIAADAATFAESFIHFGIVPGDGGAWLLPRIVGASKAAEMSFTGDALTAQQALDAGLVSRVVSADALLHETRLLAERIAARSGPALRFTKKLLRESPNQGLETLLAMSAAYQSILHKTPEHRAAVEAFEARRKARSAARRGNADE, from the coding sequence ATGTCTTTCCTGACCATCGAACGCGCCGGCGGCATCGTCACCTTGACGATGTCGGAGCCGGCCACCCGCAACGCCATCACCGACAACAGCGCCGTCGATGAATTTGCCGCCGCCTGCGCCGAGATCAATGCCAACCCTGCCGACAAGGTGGTGATCATCACCGGCGCGGGACCGGCCTTCTCGTCCGGCGGGAACATCAGCACGATGCACCGCTGCATGGACCCCGCCATGCCTTGCGAGGCGATCATCGCCGACTACGCCGGAGGCATTCAGCGCCTGCCGCCAATCATCATCGGACTGGAAGTGCCGACGATCGCCGCGGTCAACGGCCCCGCGCTCGGTGCCGGCTGCGACCTGGCCTGCATGTGCGACATCCGCATCGCCGCAGACGCAGCGACATTCGCCGAAAGCTTCATCCATTTCGGCATTGTCCCGGGCGATGGCGGCGCGTGGCTGCTGCCGCGCATCGTCGGTGCTTCCAAGGCGGCCGAGATGAGCTTCACGGGGGACGCGCTGACGGCCCAACAGGCACTGGATGCCGGGCTGGTCAGCCGAGTGGTGTCGGCCGATGCACTGCTGCATGAAACCCGCTTGCTGGCAGAGCGCATCGCGGCGCGATCCGGTCCGGCGTTGCGCTTCACGAAGAAGCTGCTGCGCGAGTCGCCCAATCAAGGCCTGGAGACCTTGCTGGCGATGTCGGCGGCCTACCAGAGCATCTTGCACAAGACGCCCGAGCATCGCGCGGCGGTCGAGGCCTTCGAAGCGCGGCGCAAGGCCAGGAGCGCAGCGCGCCGAGGAAACGCCGATGAGTAA